A window of the Gemmatirosa kalamazoonensis genome harbors these coding sequences:
- a CDS encoding MaoC family dehydratase → MRPRVGDRARRSLTLTRRHVETFAELTGDYNPLHFDADFAARTRFGALVVQGGLTTGLLHALVAMDLPGPGSVFLSQSWKFTAPVYVDDTITAEAEVVSVHATKPVTQLRIVVTRQTGETVLEGEAWCYTMSPDGGTGA, encoded by the coding sequence ATGAGACCTCGCGTCGGAGACCGCGCGCGCCGCTCGCTCACGCTCACGCGTCGGCACGTCGAGACGTTCGCCGAGCTGACCGGCGACTACAACCCGCTGCACTTCGACGCCGACTTCGCCGCGCGCACGCGGTTCGGCGCGCTCGTCGTGCAGGGCGGCCTCACGACCGGGCTGCTGCACGCGCTCGTCGCGATGGATCTGCCCGGTCCCGGCTCGGTGTTCCTGAGCCAGAGCTGGAAGTTCACCGCGCCCGTCTACGTCGACGACACGATCACCGCCGAGGCGGAGGTCGTGAGCGTGCACGCCACGAAGCCGGTGACGCAGCTGCGCATCGTCGTCACGCGGCAGACCGGCGAGACGGTGCTCGAGGGAGAGGCGTGGTGCTACACGATGTCGCCCGACGGCGGGACGGGCGCATGA
- a CDS encoding DUF5612 domain-containing protein, producing MSDRIGVLVRTDAGPGILHQLTGVIARHRGDIASVEISSRGGGEDQVYFEIDLPDDPAPLLDELRALRVVRAVERVESMRAIYGKRVIIMGGGAQVGQVAIGAISEADRHNIRGERISVDTIPLVGEQPLADAVRAVARLPRAAALVLAGSLMGGDIERAVREVRAQGLLVVSLNMAGSVPDAADLVVTDPVQAGVMTVMAIAETARFTVSRLQRRVF from the coding sequence ATGAGCGACCGCATCGGCGTGCTGGTGCGCACCGACGCCGGCCCCGGCATCCTGCACCAGCTCACGGGCGTCATCGCGCGGCACCGCGGCGACATCGCGTCGGTGGAGATTTCGAGCCGCGGCGGCGGCGAGGACCAGGTGTACTTCGAGATCGATCTCCCCGACGATCCCGCGCCGCTGCTCGACGAGCTGCGCGCGCTCCGCGTCGTGCGCGCGGTGGAGCGCGTGGAGTCGATGCGCGCGATCTACGGCAAGCGCGTGATCATCATGGGCGGCGGCGCGCAGGTCGGGCAGGTCGCGATCGGCGCCATCTCCGAGGCCGATCGCCACAACATCCGCGGCGAGCGCATCTCGGTGGACACGATCCCGCTCGTCGGCGAGCAGCCGCTGGCCGACGCGGTGCGCGCGGTCGCGCGGCTGCCGCGCGCCGCCGCGCTCGTGCTCGCGGGCTCGCTCATGGGCGGCGACATCGAGCGCGCGGTGCGCGAGGTGCGCGCGCAGGGGCTGCTCGTCGTGAGCCTCAACATGGCCGGCAGCGTCCCCGACGCGGCGGATCTCGTCGTCACCGATCCGGTGCAGGCCGGCGTGATGACCGTGATGGCGATCGCCGAGACGGCGCGGTTCACCGTGAGTCGACTGCAGCGGCGCGTGTTCTGA
- the moeB gene encoding molybdopterin-synthase adenylyltransferase MoeB produces the protein MSRVTDLSREEARRYARQITLPNVGAEGQRRLKHARVLLVGAGGLGSPAALYLAAAGVGTLGLVDFDVVDASNLHRQILHGTAAIGTPKLDSARARLADVNPHVCVETHETRLTSANAMEILRDYDVVVDGTDNFATRYLVNDACVLLGKPNVHGAIFQFEGQASVFCTPDGPCYRCLFPEPPPPGLVPSCAEGGVLGVLPGLVGTIQATETLKLVLGLGDPLVGRLLLVDALGMSFRTVRVPRDPACRACGTREITTLIDYDAYCGTPMPNQDDDALEITPQELAARRAAGADLDLIDVREPHEWAEGRIAGARHIPLGTLAGAIPSIDGSREVVVYCRSGVRSLHAVHQLRAAGIPAVSLAGGILRWEDDVGVG, from the coding sequence CTGAGTCGCGTGACGGATCTCTCGCGCGAGGAGGCGCGCCGCTACGCGCGCCAGATCACGCTGCCCAACGTCGGGGCCGAGGGGCAGCGGCGGCTGAAGCACGCGCGCGTGCTGCTCGTCGGCGCGGGCGGGCTCGGGTCGCCGGCGGCGCTGTACCTCGCCGCGGCGGGCGTCGGCACGCTGGGGCTCGTGGACTTCGACGTCGTCGACGCGTCGAACCTGCACCGCCAGATCCTGCACGGCACCGCCGCCATCGGCACGCCGAAGCTCGACTCGGCGCGCGCGCGACTGGCCGACGTGAACCCGCACGTGTGCGTGGAGACGCACGAGACGCGGCTCACGTCGGCGAACGCGATGGAGATCCTCCGCGACTACGACGTCGTCGTCGACGGCACCGACAACTTCGCCACGCGCTACCTCGTGAACGACGCGTGCGTGCTGCTCGGGAAGCCGAACGTGCACGGCGCCATCTTCCAGTTCGAGGGGCAGGCGTCGGTGTTCTGCACGCCCGATGGGCCGTGCTACCGGTGCCTGTTCCCCGAGCCGCCGCCGCCGGGGCTCGTGCCGAGCTGCGCGGAGGGCGGGGTGCTCGGCGTGCTGCCGGGACTCGTCGGGACGATCCAGGCCACCGAGACGCTGAAGCTCGTGCTGGGGCTCGGCGATCCGCTCGTCGGCCGCCTGCTGCTCGTCGACGCGCTCGGCATGAGCTTCCGCACCGTGCGCGTGCCGCGCGACCCGGCGTGCCGCGCGTGCGGGACGCGCGAGATCACGACGCTCATCGACTACGACGCCTACTGCGGGACACCGATGCCCAACCAGGACGACGACGCGCTGGAGATCACGCCGCAGGAGCTCGCGGCCCGACGGGCCGCCGGCGCGGACCTCGACCTCATCGACGTGCGCGAGCCGCACGAGTGGGCCGAGGGCCGCATCGCCGGCGCGCGCCACATCCCGTTAGGCACGCTCGCCGGCGCGATCCCGTCGATCGACGGCTCGCGCGAGGTCGTCGTCTACTGCCGCTCGGGCGTGCGCAGCCTCCACGCCGTGCACCAGCTCCGCGCGGCGGGCATTCCCGCGGTGTCGCTCGCCGGTGGGATCCTGCGGTGGGAGGACGACGTCGGGGTCGGGTGA
- a CDS encoding MoaD/ThiS family protein — protein sequence MSLTVLLPRALYPYARGSATLRLDERCLTVGDALSVVKARWPGVADRVMTERGDVREHVNIFVGEENVRFAEGLATRVDDGDTIMIVAAVSGG from the coding sequence ATGTCCCTCACCGTCCTCCTCCCTCGTGCCCTGTACCCGTACGCCCGCGGCAGCGCCACGCTGCGGCTGGACGAGCGGTGCCTAACGGTGGGCGATGCGCTGTCGGTGGTGAAGGCGCGGTGGCCCGGCGTGGCGGACCGCGTGATGACGGAGCGCGGCGACGTGCGCGAGCACGTGAACATCTTCGTCGGCGAGGAGAACGTGCGGTTCGCCGAGGGGCTCGCGACGCGCGTCGACGACGGCGACACGATCATGATCGTCGCCGCGGTGAGCGGCGGCTGA
- a CDS encoding WD40/YVTN/BNR-like repeat-containing protein — protein sequence MPTAPQAGDVLLLVGTVKGAFILRADAERGAWTIDGPHFPGESVYAMAYDGRGGRNRLLAATRSFHWGSAIRTSDDFGATWSGPERQNVRFPEDSGLALVQVWQIVPGPADEPDRLWAGVEPAALFESRDGGESWAAVDGLLRHEHRPRWQPGGGGLCLHTIVPDPTRAERMLVAISTAGVYRTDDGGATWRPRNEGVRAEFLPNKYPEFGQCVHKVVHHPARPERLFLQNHWGLYRSDDWGDSWTDVANGVPSDFGFAMAMHPRDVDTVYIVPIQSDEFRITPDAKLRVYRTRNAGASWEPLTAGLPQEDAYETVLRDALATDAHDPAGVYFGTRSGKVYASADGGDSWTCLADALPSICCVKVGVVGTPAA from the coding sequence ATGCCCACCGCTCCCCAGGCCGGCGACGTCCTCCTGCTCGTCGGCACCGTGAAAGGCGCCTTCATCCTCCGCGCCGACGCCGAGCGCGGCGCGTGGACGATCGACGGCCCGCACTTCCCGGGCGAGTCGGTCTACGCGATGGCGTACGACGGGCGGGGAGGCCGGAACCGCCTGCTCGCCGCGACGCGGAGCTTCCACTGGGGAAGCGCGATCCGCACGAGCGACGACTTCGGCGCGACGTGGTCGGGGCCGGAGCGGCAGAACGTGCGCTTCCCGGAGGACTCGGGGCTCGCGCTCGTGCAGGTGTGGCAGATCGTCCCCGGCCCGGCGGACGAGCCGGACCGGCTGTGGGCGGGCGTCGAGCCGGCGGCGCTGTTCGAGTCGCGCGACGGCGGCGAGAGCTGGGCGGCGGTGGACGGGCTGCTGCGGCACGAGCACCGCCCGCGCTGGCAGCCCGGCGGCGGCGGCCTCTGTCTGCACACGATCGTCCCCGACCCGACGCGCGCGGAGCGGATGCTCGTCGCGATCTCCACCGCCGGCGTGTACCGCACCGACGACGGCGGCGCGACGTGGCGGCCGCGCAACGAGGGCGTGCGCGCGGAGTTCCTGCCGAACAAGTACCCGGAGTTCGGCCAGTGCGTGCACAAGGTGGTGCACCATCCCGCGCGCCCCGAGCGGCTGTTTCTGCAGAACCACTGGGGGCTCTACCGCAGCGACGACTGGGGCGACTCGTGGACCGACGTCGCGAACGGCGTCCCGTCCGACTTCGGCTTCGCGATGGCGATGCACCCGCGCGACGTCGACACGGTGTACATCGTGCCGATCCAGTCGGACGAGTTCCGCATCACGCCCGACGCGAAGCTGCGCGTCTACCGCACGCGCAACGCCGGCGCGTCGTGGGAGCCGCTGACCGCGGGGCTGCCCCAGGAGGACGCGTACGAGACGGTGCTGCGCGACGCGCTCGCCACCGACGCGCACGACCCGGCGGGCGTCTACTTCGGCACGCGCAGCGGCAAGGTGTACGCCTCGGCCGACGGCGGCGACTCGTGGACCTGCCTGGCGGACGCGCTGCCGTCGATCTGCTGCGTGAAAGTGGGAGTGGTCGGGACGCCTGCTGCGTAG
- a CDS encoding DUF305 domain-containing protein, giving the protein MLTLSRPLLTLAAATLLGAAAAHAQPAAPPAASPAAKARADNGRPPFTPADVRFMSGMIGHHAQAVLMAGWAPTHGASRAVSVLAERIVVAQRDEIAFMQRWLGDRALDVPDPAHVAGMPGMEGMHHEMMPGMATAEELQRLDHARGAEFDRLFLTLMIKHHQGALTMVDQLLAAPGAANDDAVYKFVSDVSADQSTEIDRMTSMLESMKP; this is encoded by the coding sequence ATGCTCACACTCTCGCGCCCCCTGCTCACGCTCGCCGCCGCGACGCTGCTCGGCGCCGCTGCCGCGCACGCCCAGCCCGCCGCCCCGCCCGCCGCCTCGCCGGCCGCGAAGGCGCGCGCGGACAACGGCCGGCCCCCGTTCACCCCGGCCGACGTGCGGTTCATGTCCGGCATGATCGGCCACCACGCGCAGGCCGTGCTCATGGCCGGCTGGGCCCCGACGCACGGCGCGAGCCGCGCGGTGAGCGTGCTCGCCGAGCGGATCGTCGTCGCGCAGCGCGACGAGATCGCGTTCATGCAGCGGTGGCTCGGGGACCGCGCGCTCGACGTGCCCGACCCGGCCCACGTCGCCGGCATGCCCGGCATGGAAGGGATGCACCACGAGATGATGCCGGGGATGGCGACCGCCGAGGAGCTGCAGCGGCTCGACCACGCGCGCGGCGCCGAGTTCGACCGGCTCTTCCTCACGCTGATGATCAAGCACCACCAGGGCGCGCTCACCATGGTGGACCAGCTCCTCGCCGCGCCCGGAGCGGCGAACGACGACGCCGTCTACAAGTTCGTCTCCGACGTCAGCGCCGATCAGTCGACGGAGATCGACCGGATGACCTCCATGCTGGAGAGCATGAAACCTTGA